From Carcharodon carcharias isolate sCarCar2 chromosome 36, sCarCar2.pri, whole genome shotgun sequence, a single genomic window includes:
- the LOC121272910 gene encoding synaptotagmin-11-like isoform X1, with product MAEITNIRPSFDVSPIVAGFIGATVLVVSASLTVFVWVCCHRRSEKAAKNPPYKFVHMLKGISIYPETLGSRKKAVPIRREKDRCPGSGGTAAAQLEGGSAGSPDREALGPRSAPFIDELHFTTDCEESPDTSSPKDSASSSDSKTPSPSSPELDVKLGSLTFSVGYNFPKKALVVMIQEAHGLPVMDESTQTSDPYIKMTILPEKKHRIKTRVLRKTLDPLFDETFTFYGIPYNQLQELVLHFLILSFDRYSRDDVIGEVMVPLAGVDPGSGKVQLTQQILKRSIQKCVSRGELLVSLSYQPVTHRLTVVVLKARHLPKMDIAGLSGNPYVKVNVFYGRRRVAKKKTHVKKCTLNPVFNESFAFDIGAETLRDVSLELLVIDFDRMTKNEVVGCTVLGNSSSSSSGVQHWREICENPRRQVAKWHTLGEY from the exons ATGTCTCTCCCATCGTGGCAGGGTTTATCGGGGCCACCGTCCTGGTCGTCTCGGCCTCGCTGACCGTCTTCGTCTGGGTTTGCTGCCACCGGCGATCGGAAAAGGCAGCCAAGAACCCGCCCTACAAGTTCGTGCACATGCTGAAGGGGATCAGCATCTACCCGGAGACCCTCGGCAGCAGGAAGAAGGCAGTGCCGATCCGCCGAGAGAAGGACCGGTGCCCTGGCAGCGGCGGCACTGCTGCTGCTCAGCTGGAGGGTGGCTCCGCCGGCAGCCCGGATAGGGAGGCCCTCGGGCCTCGCTCGGCCCCTTTCATCGACGAGCTGCACTTCACCACAGACTGCGAGGAAAGCCCCGACACCAGCTCCCCGAAAGACAGCGCCAGCTCCTCCGACAGTaaaaccccctccccttcctcccctgaGCTGGACGTCAAACTGGGCAGCCTGACTTTCTCCGTGGGCTACAACTTCCCGAAGAAGGCCCTGGTGGTGATGATCCAAGAGGCCCACGGCCTCCCGGTGATGGACGAGAGCACCCAGACCTCCGACCCGTACATCAAGATGACCATCCTCCCCGAGAAGAAGCACAGGATCAAGACCCGGGTCCTGAGGAAGACCCTCGACCCGCTCTTCGATGAGACCTTCACCTTCTACGGGATCCCCTACAATCAGCTCCAGGAGCTGGTGCTTCACTTCCTCATCCTCAGCTTTGACCGATATTCCCGTGACGATGTGATCGGGGAGGTGATGGTGCCGCTGGCGGGAGTCGACCCGGGCAGCGGGAAAGTGCAGCTCACCCAACAGATACTAAAGAGGAGCATACAG AAATGCGTCAGTAGAGGAGAGCTGCTGGTTTCACTCTCTTACCAGCCCGTCACTCACCGGCTGACCGTGGTAGTGCTTAAGGCCAGACACCTACCCAAGATGGATATTGCTGGCCTCTCAGGTA ACCCCTACGTCAAAGTCAATGTGTTCTACGGAAGGAGGCGGGTGGCCAAGAAGAAGACACACGTCAAGAAGTGCACGCTAAACCCGGTCTTCAACGAGTCCTTCGCCTTTGACATCGGCGCCGAGACCCTGAGGGACGTCAGCCTCGAGCTCCTGGTCATCGACTTCGACAGGATGACCAAAAACGAGGTGGTGGGCTGCACAGTGCtgggcaacagcagcagcagcagcagtggagtCCAGCACTGGCGGGAGATCTGTGAGAACCCCCGGCGACAGGTCGCCAAGTGGCACACGCTGGGCGAGTATTAG
- the LOC121272910 gene encoding synaptotagmin-11-like isoform X2 has protein sequence MAEITNIRPSFDVSPIVAGFIGATVLVVSASLTVFVWVCCHRRSEKAAKNPPYKFVHMLKGISIYPETLGSRKKAVPIRREKDRCPGSGGTAAAQLEGGSAGSPDREALGPRSAPFIDELHFTTDCEESPDTSSPKDSASSSDSKTPSPSSPELDVKLGSLTFSVGYNFPKKALVVMIQEAHGLPVMDESTQTSDPYIKMTILPEKKHRIKTRVLRKTLDPLFDETFTFYGIPYNQLQELVLHFLILSFDRYSRDDVIGEVMVPLAGVDPGSGKVQLTQQILKRSIQKCVSRGELLVSLSYQPVTHRLTVVVLKARHLPKMDIAGLSDPYVKVNVFYGRRRVAKKKTHVKKCTLNPVFNESFAFDIGAETLRDVSLELLVIDFDRMTKNEVVGCTVLGNSSSSSSGVQHWREICENPRRQVAKWHTLGEY, from the exons ATGTCTCTCCCATCGTGGCAGGGTTTATCGGGGCCACCGTCCTGGTCGTCTCGGCCTCGCTGACCGTCTTCGTCTGGGTTTGCTGCCACCGGCGATCGGAAAAGGCAGCCAAGAACCCGCCCTACAAGTTCGTGCACATGCTGAAGGGGATCAGCATCTACCCGGAGACCCTCGGCAGCAGGAAGAAGGCAGTGCCGATCCGCCGAGAGAAGGACCGGTGCCCTGGCAGCGGCGGCACTGCTGCTGCTCAGCTGGAGGGTGGCTCCGCCGGCAGCCCGGATAGGGAGGCCCTCGGGCCTCGCTCGGCCCCTTTCATCGACGAGCTGCACTTCACCACAGACTGCGAGGAAAGCCCCGACACCAGCTCCCCGAAAGACAGCGCCAGCTCCTCCGACAGTaaaaccccctccccttcctcccctgaGCTGGACGTCAAACTGGGCAGCCTGACTTTCTCCGTGGGCTACAACTTCCCGAAGAAGGCCCTGGTGGTGATGATCCAAGAGGCCCACGGCCTCCCGGTGATGGACGAGAGCACCCAGACCTCCGACCCGTACATCAAGATGACCATCCTCCCCGAGAAGAAGCACAGGATCAAGACCCGGGTCCTGAGGAAGACCCTCGACCCGCTCTTCGATGAGACCTTCACCTTCTACGGGATCCCCTACAATCAGCTCCAGGAGCTGGTGCTTCACTTCCTCATCCTCAGCTTTGACCGATATTCCCGTGACGATGTGATCGGGGAGGTGATGGTGCCGCTGGCGGGAGTCGACCCGGGCAGCGGGAAAGTGCAGCTCACCCAACAGATACTAAAGAGGAGCATACAG AAATGCGTCAGTAGAGGAGAGCTGCTGGTTTCACTCTCTTACCAGCCCGTCACTCACCGGCTGACCGTGGTAGTGCTTAAGGCCAGACACCTACCCAAGATGGATATTGCTGGCCTCTCAG ACCCCTACGTCAAAGTCAATGTGTTCTACGGAAGGAGGCGGGTGGCCAAGAAGAAGACACACGTCAAGAAGTGCACGCTAAACCCGGTCTTCAACGAGTCCTTCGCCTTTGACATCGGCGCCGAGACCCTGAGGGACGTCAGCCTCGAGCTCCTGGTCATCGACTTCGACAGGATGACCAAAAACGAGGTGGTGGGCTGCACAGTGCtgggcaacagcagcagcagcagcagtggagtCCAGCACTGGCGGGAGATCTGTGAGAACCCCCGGCGACAGGTCGCCAAGTGGCACACGCTGGGCGAGTATTAG